The following are from one region of the Polyangiaceae bacterium genome:
- a CDS encoding MarR family transcriptional regulator: protein MPKVATDSEDLDAIVEVIVYLYTESRRVTKGLAGRYGLTGPQLAVIKMLEPVGKLSLSELSWKIRARNSTVTGIIDRMEREGLVKRRRSAADRRVVNIVLTDAGKKLASEISVEPVQIFRRVLSELSEGDAKELSRILTLLARRVRDLAEELPEAGE from the coding sequence GTGCCCAAGGTCGCCACTGACAGCGAGGATCTCGACGCCATCGTCGAGGTCATCGTCTACCTGTACACGGAGTCGCGTCGGGTGACGAAAGGGCTCGCCGGGCGCTACGGCCTCACGGGTCCGCAGCTCGCGGTCATCAAGATGCTCGAGCCCGTGGGCAAGCTGAGCCTGTCGGAGCTGTCCTGGAAGATCCGAGCGCGCAACAGCACCGTCACCGGCATCATCGATCGCATGGAGCGCGAGGGCCTGGTGAAGCGACGGCGGTCCGCCGCGGACCGCCGCGTGGTGAACATCGTGCTCACGGACGCCGGCAAGAAGCTCGCGTCCGAGATTTCCGTGGAACCCGTACAGATCTTTCGTCGCGTGCTCTCGGAGCTCTCCGAGGGCGACGCCAAGGAGCTGTCTCGCATTCTGACCCTGCTGGCGCGTCGCGTACGCGATCTCGCCGAAGAGTTGCCCGAAGCGGGCGAGTGA
- a CDS encoding tetratricopeptide repeat protein, whose protein sequence is MKRLLLASALLSAACGGAPSTPAAAPSSTAPPPPALYSGMEAAEPPTPKPLATAPACAPGAPCGAPPAATTSAASPPPPPPKPKPGTLPGGLARGSQDAADKALFAGDKALELGDWAAAKKHFLQAKKLAPKDPAPRVGLVRVALASSQIPTDYAAAPKNPKIKALLRDLDAIVHSDADYGPAHVERGRVQLILGNAPEALASLERGLALVPSDPEAHSALGVALLATGKAEKALTRFEEAAQLDPRNPARLTNLGTAYMMRGRVDDAIKVYEKAVALAPDDARARGDLGTALLAKNQPDKALPHLQKAVKLAPDRATFLSNLGYAYQRSGDLDRAIATYELALQKDKTLGSAWINLGTAHAQKGDVAAAEAAFKKALALDPTDPRAKANLEELEALKKQPKK, encoded by the coding sequence ATGAAGCGGCTGCTGCTGGCGAGCGCGCTCTTGTCCGCCGCGTGTGGCGGCGCGCCGAGCACGCCGGCGGCAGCGCCCTCGTCGACCGCTCCTCCACCGCCCGCGCTCTACTCCGGCATGGAAGCGGCGGAGCCGCCGACGCCGAAGCCGCTGGCCACCGCGCCGGCGTGTGCACCGGGCGCGCCCTGCGGGGCTCCTCCTGCCGCCACCACGTCGGCAGCGTCGCCACCTCCACCACCGCCCAAGCCCAAGCCGGGCACGCTGCCGGGCGGTCTCGCCCGCGGTAGCCAGGACGCGGCGGACAAGGCGCTTTTTGCGGGAGACAAGGCCCTCGAGCTCGGCGACTGGGCGGCGGCCAAGAAGCACTTCTTGCAAGCAAAGAAGCTCGCGCCCAAGGATCCCGCGCCTCGGGTGGGGCTGGTGCGCGTGGCCTTGGCGTCTTCGCAGATCCCGACGGACTACGCCGCGGCGCCGAAGAACCCGAAGATCAAGGCGCTGCTTCGGGACCTGGATGCGATCGTGCACAGTGACGCAGACTACGGTCCCGCTCACGTGGAGCGTGGCCGCGTACAGCTGATCTTGGGCAACGCGCCGGAGGCACTCGCCTCCCTCGAGCGCGGGCTCGCTCTGGTGCCGAGTGATCCGGAGGCGCATTCGGCCCTGGGCGTGGCGCTGCTCGCCACGGGCAAGGCGGAAAAGGCGCTCACCCGTTTCGAGGAAGCGGCTCAGCTCGATCCGCGGAACCCTGCACGGCTCACCAACCTCGGCACCGCCTACATGATGCGCGGGCGCGTGGACGACGCCATCAAGGTGTACGAGAAGGCCGTCGCCTTGGCTCCCGACGACGCCCGCGCCCGCGGGGATCTGGGCACTGCGCTGCTCGCCAAGAATCAGCCCGACAAAGCGCTGCCGCATCTGCAGAAGGCGGTGAAGCTGGCGCCGGATCGCGCGACCTTCCTCAGCAATCTGGGCTACGCCTACCAGCGCAGCGGCGATCTGGATCGCGCCATCGCCACCTACGAGCTGGCGCTGCAGAAGGACAAGACCCTCGGCTCCGCTTGGATCAACCTGGGTACCGCCCACGCCCAGAAGGGGGACGTGGCCGCCGCCGAGGCCGCCTTCAAGAAGGCCCTCGCCCTGGACCCCACGGATCCCCGCGCCAAGGCCAACCTGGAAGAGCTGGAAGCACTCAAGAAGCAGCCGAAGAAGTGA
- a CDS encoding sigma-54-dependent Fis family transcriptional regulator — translation MRRTPTLLIVAEDEGVARELSGPLLDSGIGARRVNDVDAAVVELGRGEFDVVVVDGARDVPRFVERAGAVTADLPVLVLVDAIADGVAAVRAGAQDFLRKPLDREEVLYVVGKALELSELSEDEPPRSMVMPPELKMVGRSAALKELLETLQRAAAGVATVLVRGESGSGKELVARLVHQQSPRRTGPFVKVHCAALPDNLLESELFGYEKGAFTGATSRKPGRVELAEGGTLFLDEIGDITPATQVKLLRLLQDRQYERLGGTETLSADVRFVTATHRDLEDLVRKGEFREDLFYRLNVVTLWVPPLRARPDDIEPLALGFCESVARANGRSGVAFDVEALELLQREQWPGNVRQLQNFVERLVVLASGPRISAQDVNRELKRQAGTMGFAAASGYGPQISMESSVIDLAAAVKKAERRAIEKALKSAKGNRNLAARLLGISRRSLYYKLQEFELG, via the coding sequence ATGCGCCGAACGCCCACGCTGCTGATCGTTGCTGAAGACGAGGGCGTGGCGCGGGAGCTCTCGGGGCCGCTCTTGGACTCGGGCATCGGCGCTCGCCGCGTGAACGACGTGGACGCTGCCGTCGTCGAGCTCGGGCGAGGGGAGTTCGACGTGGTGGTGGTCGACGGCGCGCGGGACGTGCCGCGCTTCGTGGAGCGGGCCGGAGCCGTCACGGCGGATCTTCCCGTGCTCGTGCTGGTGGACGCCATCGCCGACGGCGTCGCGGCCGTGCGTGCCGGTGCCCAGGACTTCCTGCGCAAGCCGCTGGACCGGGAAGAAGTGCTGTACGTCGTCGGCAAGGCCCTCGAGCTCAGCGAGCTCTCGGAGGACGAGCCGCCACGATCCATGGTGATGCCGCCGGAGCTCAAGATGGTGGGGCGCTCGGCAGCCCTGAAGGAGCTGCTCGAAACGCTGCAGCGGGCTGCCGCCGGCGTGGCCACGGTGCTGGTCCGGGGAGAGAGCGGCAGCGGCAAGGAGCTCGTCGCACGGCTCGTCCACCAGCAGAGCCCGCGGCGCACGGGCCCCTTCGTGAAGGTGCACTGCGCCGCCTTGCCGGACAATCTCCTCGAAAGCGAGCTGTTCGGCTACGAGAAGGGCGCCTTCACCGGGGCCACTTCGCGCAAGCCCGGCCGCGTGGAGCTGGCTGAGGGCGGCACGCTCTTCCTCGACGAGATCGGCGACATCACGCCAGCGACTCAGGTGAAGCTCCTGCGCTTGCTGCAAGATCGCCAGTACGAACGTCTGGGCGGCACGGAAACGCTCAGCGCCGACGTTCGCTTCGTCACCGCCACGCATCGCGATCTGGAAGATCTGGTTCGTAAGGGCGAGTTTCGAGAAGACCTGTTCTATCGGCTGAACGTGGTCACGCTGTGGGTGCCTCCGCTCAGGGCGCGACCGGACGACATCGAGCCTCTCGCTCTCGGCTTCTGTGAAAGCGTCGCGCGCGCCAACGGTCGCAGCGGCGTGGCCTTCGACGTGGAGGCGCTGGAGCTACTGCAACGGGAGCAGTGGCCGGGCAACGTGCGGCAACTGCAGAATTTCGTCGAGCGTTTGGTGGTGTTGGCGAGTGGTCCGCGCATCTCCGCGCAGGACGTGAATCGGGAGCTGAAGCGCCAGGCGGGCACCATGGGCTTTGCCGCGGCCAGCGGCTACGGGCCACAGATCAGCATGGAAAGCAGCGTGATCGACCTGGCCGCGGCGGTGAAGAAGGCCGAGCGTCGCGCCATCGAGAAAGCGCTCAAGAGCGCCAAGGGCAATCGCAACTTGGCGGCGCGGCTGCTCGGCATCAGCCGGCGGAGCCTGTACTACAAGCTTCAGGAATTCGAGCTGGGCTGA
- a CDS encoding CoA-binding protein yields MPELLTDQEACRALERARTIAVIGAHFERSRAACYVPEYLHEQGYRILPVNPRLVGQTLWGQPVVANITQLTEPVDLVDVFRRSADVSGHVDEILSLSPLPKTVWFQLGIVNDAAAARLSDAGIDVVQDRCTLADHRRFGLRPIG; encoded by the coding sequence ATGCCGGAGCTGCTCACGGACCAGGAAGCCTGCAGGGCGCTGGAGCGTGCCCGCACCATCGCGGTGATCGGCGCGCATTTCGAGCGCAGCCGAGCAGCTTGCTACGTGCCGGAGTATCTGCACGAGCAGGGCTATCGCATCTTGCCGGTCAACCCGCGGCTGGTCGGACAAACGCTGTGGGGACAGCCCGTGGTCGCGAACATCACCCAGCTGACGGAGCCGGTGGATCTGGTGGACGTGTTCCGGCGCTCGGCGGACGTGTCCGGGCACGTGGACGAGATCCTCAGCCTGAGCCCGCTGCCCAAGACGGTGTGGTTCCAGCTCGGGATCGTGAACGACGCGGCGGCAGCGCGGCTCTCCGACGCCGGCATCGACGTGGTGCAGGACCGCTGCACCCTGGCGGATCATCGTCGCTTCGGCCTGCGCCCCATCGGCTGA
- a CDS encoding SpoVR family protein yields MPQFATKTTLPRYLRVEQDRVENIAREYGLDFFPTVFEMLTYDQMNEIAAYGGFPNRYPHWRYGMEYERLSKSYEYGLSKIYEMVINNNPSFAYLLEGNSFTDQKLVMCHVYGHVDFFKNNFAFRATDLDSSGHVVDPQKRASGEYGPNRKWIDKMANHGSAVRRIVDRHGISKVEEFIDNCLSLENLIDPYSRFVVRNRRVELSEEPSEVEVPRLRAKDYMDDFINPEEYIEEQKKKMVEERQKQRTKFPAETTKDVLLFLLENAPLERWERVILGVIREEAYYFVPQMQTKIMNEGWASYWHSKLMTERVADANDIIDYAENNAGVMATSGGRLNPYKLGVELYRHIEERWDKGQFGREWEECEDLDEKKNWDLRLGLGKQKIFEVRALYTDVTFIDEFLTPEFAIENKMFTYGWSNRNERFEIDTREFQAVKEKLLSQLTNFGNPHILVDDANYENRGELLLKHDHHGVDLRMDYARETLKALVRVWKRPVVLATEMDGKPTLIRFDGSEHSVKNDAAA; encoded by the coding sequence ATGCCGCAGTTCGCCACCAAGACCACGCTCCCCCGCTACCTGCGCGTGGAGCAGGACCGCGTAGAGAACATCGCGCGCGAGTACGGCCTGGATTTCTTTCCGACCGTGTTCGAGATGCTGACCTACGACCAGATGAACGAGATCGCGGCGTACGGCGGTTTTCCCAATCGCTACCCGCACTGGCGCTACGGCATGGAGTACGAGCGCCTGAGCAAGAGCTACGAGTACGGCCTCTCGAAGATTTACGAGATGGTCATCAACAACAATCCGTCCTTCGCCTACCTGCTGGAGGGCAACAGCTTTACGGATCAGAAGCTGGTCATGTGCCACGTGTACGGGCACGTGGACTTCTTCAAGAACAACTTCGCGTTTCGCGCCACGGATCTGGACTCCAGCGGCCACGTGGTGGACCCACAGAAGCGCGCCAGTGGGGAGTACGGGCCGAACCGCAAGTGGATCGACAAGATGGCGAACCACGGCTCGGCCGTGCGGCGCATCGTGGACCGCCACGGCATCTCCAAGGTGGAGGAGTTCATCGACAACTGCCTCTCCCTGGAGAATCTCATCGATCCGTATTCGCGCTTCGTCGTCCGCAACCGTCGGGTCGAGCTTTCGGAAGAGCCGAGCGAGGTAGAGGTCCCGCGCCTGCGCGCGAAGGACTACATGGACGACTTCATCAACCCCGAGGAGTACATCGAAGAGCAGAAGAAGAAGATGGTGGAGGAGCGGCAGAAGCAGCGGACCAAGTTCCCTGCCGAGACCACCAAGGACGTGCTCTTGTTCCTGTTGGAGAACGCACCCCTCGAGCGCTGGGAGCGGGTGATCCTCGGAGTGATTCGAGAAGAGGCGTACTACTTCGTGCCTCAGATGCAGACCAAGATCATGAACGAGGGCTGGGCCTCGTACTGGCACTCCAAGCTGATGACCGAGCGGGTGGCGGACGCGAACGACATCATCGACTACGCGGAGAACAACGCCGGGGTGATGGCCACCAGCGGTGGCCGCTTGAACCCCTACAAGCTGGGCGTGGAGCTCTACCGCCACATCGAGGAGCGCTGGGACAAGGGGCAGTTCGGGCGGGAGTGGGAAGAGTGCGAGGATCTGGACGAGAAGAAGAACTGGGATCTGCGCCTGGGGTTGGGCAAGCAGAAGATTTTCGAGGTGCGCGCGCTGTATACGGACGTGACGTTCATCGACGAGTTTCTCACGCCGGAGTTCGCCATCGAGAACAAGATGTTCACCTACGGCTGGTCCAATCGGAACGAGCGCTTCGAGATCGACACCCGCGAGTTCCAGGCGGTCAAAGAGAAGCTCTTGAGCCAGCTCACGAACTTCGGGAATCCACACATCTTGGTGGACGACGCCAACTACGAAAACCGCGGGGAGCTGCTGCTGAAGCACGACCACCACGGCGTGGATCTGCGCATGGACTATGCCCGGGAAACGCTCAAGGCGCTGGTGCGCGTGTGGAAGCGTCCCGTGGTGCTGGCCACGGAGATGGACGGCAAGCCGACCTTGATTCGCTTCGACGGCAGCGAGCACTCCGTCAAGAACGACGCTGCGGCATGA
- a CDS encoding enoyl-CoA hydratase/isomerase family protein: protein MEARAYRWITVGSAGPVATLTLNRPERRNAIGTVMVNELLWALSDATADADVKCVVITGAGKAFCAGGDFSQMTGGDDDAALPPKGDYKDLLLALWRSEKPIIARVNGHAMGGGLGVVAACTFAIASTEAKLGTPEVNVGLFPFMIMALLERVMGRRALVEMMLLGKRLTAEEAAARGLVNRAVAPAELDAAVGELAAEIAEKSPSALRLGLRALADTEDLDLDAKLPVLSQRLGECLGTDDAREGLSAFLEKRAPRWTGH, encoded by the coding sequence ATGGAAGCGCGCGCCTATCGCTGGATCACGGTGGGCTCGGCGGGGCCGGTGGCCACCCTCACGCTGAACCGACCCGAGCGGCGCAACGCCATCGGCACGGTGATGGTCAACGAGCTCTTGTGGGCGCTGTCGGACGCCACGGCGGACGCGGACGTGAAGTGCGTCGTCATCACCGGCGCCGGCAAGGCATTCTGTGCCGGCGGGGATTTCTCGCAGATGACCGGCGGGGACGACGACGCAGCGCTGCCGCCGAAGGGCGACTACAAGGACCTGCTCCTGGCGCTGTGGCGCAGCGAAAAGCCCATCATCGCCCGGGTGAACGGCCACGCCATGGGTGGCGGCCTCGGTGTGGTGGCCGCCTGCACCTTCGCCATCGCGTCGACGGAAGCGAAGCTCGGCACGCCGGAAGTGAACGTCGGTCTGTTCCCGTTCATGATCATGGCGCTGCTGGAGCGCGTGATGGGGCGCCGCGCGTTGGTGGAGATGATGTTGCTCGGCAAGCGCCTGACGGCGGAAGAGGCCGCCGCACGCGGGCTGGTCAATCGCGCCGTGGCACCCGCCGAGCTGGACGCCGCGGTCGGCGAGCTGGCCGCGGAGATAGCGGAAAAGAGCCCCAGTGCCCTGCGCTTGGGCCTTCGCGCGCTGGCGGACACGGAAGACCTCGACCTGGACGCCAAGCTGCCCGTGCTGAGTCAGCGGTTGGGCGAGTGTCTGGGCACGGATGACGCTCGGGAAGGACTGTCGGCGTTCCTCGAGAAGCGCGCGCCGCGCTGGACCGGACACTGA
- a CDS encoding polyhydroxyalkanoic acid system family protein, whose protein sequence is MASMVIERDHSFSDDDARERMKALGDYFANKHGMTVSWSGPDKATITGRYMVVTVEGSVILAPGKVRFEGKDPGMLWRGKAKDYLGAKLDKYLNPSTPPADLPRS, encoded by the coding sequence ATGGCCAGCATGGTGATCGAACGGGACCATTCTTTTTCGGACGACGACGCGCGGGAGCGCATGAAGGCGCTCGGTGACTACTTTGCGAACAAGCACGGCATGACGGTGAGCTGGTCGGGGCCGGACAAGGCGACCATCACCGGTCGCTACATGGTCGTCACGGTGGAGGGCAGCGTGATCCTCGCTCCCGGCAAGGTGCGCTTCGAGGGCAAGGACCCTGGCATGCTGTGGCGGGGCAAGGCCAAGGACTACCTGGGTGCGAAGCTCGACAAGTACTTGAATCCGAGCACCCCGCCCGCGGACCTGCCCCGATCTTGA
- a CDS encoding pseudouridylate synthase: MDILYQDDHVLVVNKPSGLAVHRGWARDRVTAVGLAGRLAKRHVSPVHRLDRGTSGVLLFAFAPEIVRTLQASFAEGIHRVYWALVRGPAPEHEVVDHPIPRRPGGPRVDAITEIRLLGRFERYSLVEARPRTGRLHQVRRHLKHLSLPIIGDSKYGKSEHNRLLRDRFGLARLALHAKSLDVPHPVRDERLHVEAPIPEDLAGPLRAMGLL, translated from the coding sequence GTGGACATCCTGTACCAAGACGACCACGTGCTCGTGGTGAACAAGCCGTCGGGCCTGGCTGTGCATCGCGGCTGGGCGCGGGATCGCGTGACCGCCGTGGGCCTCGCTGGTCGCCTGGCGAAGCGCCACGTGTCGCCGGTGCATCGCTTGGATCGCGGAACCAGCGGCGTGTTGCTGTTCGCCTTCGCTCCGGAAATCGTGCGCACGCTGCAGGCGTCCTTTGCCGAAGGCATCCACCGCGTGTACTGGGCGCTGGTGCGCGGTCCTGCGCCGGAGCACGAAGTCGTGGATCACCCGATCCCGCGGCGCCCCGGTGGTCCGCGAGTGGACGCCATCACCGAGATCCGCCTGCTCGGACGCTTCGAGCGCTACTCCCTGGTGGAAGCGCGACCGCGCACCGGTCGCCTCCATCAGGTGCGGCGCCACCTCAAGCATTTGAGCCTGCCCATCATCGGCGACAGCAAGTACGGCAAGAGCGAGCACAATCGTCTACTGCGAGATCGCTTCGGCCTCGCTCGGCTCGCCTTGCACGCAAAGAGCCTCGACGTTCCCCACCCCGTTCGCGACGAGCGCCTGCACGTGGAAGCGCCGATCCCCGAGGACCTCGCGGGGCCTCTCCGGGCCATGGGTTTGTTGTAG
- a CDS encoding 3-keto-5-aminohexanoate cleavage protein, which yields MSDRDPDVCVVTCALTGVLANRKQCAGIPYTPEEIAEEAKRAYDAGAAAVHIHARNDDGSPTFSPAVFAKIKEEVRKRCPVILNFSTGTIADDVSEQCTYVRESKPEIAALNMGTMNYSKYSKSRKSFVFDMVFSNTYEKIIKLLTAMKESGVKPELECFDSGHTAGVWPLVDMGLLVPPLQYSFIVNVLGGIPPLVESLQLQAKIAHPDSEWEVIGISHGHWRMLATALVLGGNIRTGLEDHLYLPNGEMAQSNGEMVEVAVRLCRDIGRRPATVDEARKILSLGPG from the coding sequence ATGTCCGATCGAGATCCCGATGTCTGCGTCGTCACCTGCGCCCTCACGGGCGTGCTCGCCAACCGCAAGCAGTGCGCTGGCATCCCCTACACGCCGGAGGAGATCGCCGAAGAGGCCAAGCGTGCCTATGACGCCGGCGCGGCGGCGGTGCACATCCACGCGCGCAACGACGATGGATCCCCTACGTTTTCGCCGGCCGTGTTCGCGAAGATCAAGGAAGAGGTGCGCAAGCGCTGCCCGGTGATCTTGAACTTCTCCACCGGGACCATCGCGGACGACGTCTCGGAGCAGTGCACCTACGTGCGCGAGTCCAAGCCGGAGATCGCCGCCCTGAACATGGGCACGATGAACTACTCGAAGTACTCCAAGAGCCGGAAGTCATTCGTGTTCGACATGGTGTTTTCCAACACCTACGAGAAAATCATCAAGCTGCTCACGGCCATGAAGGAGTCCGGCGTGAAGCCCGAGCTCGAGTGTTTCGACAGCGGCCACACGGCCGGCGTGTGGCCGCTCGTGGACATGGGGCTCCTGGTGCCGCCGCTGCAGTACTCGTTCATCGTCAACGTGCTCGGCGGCATCCCGCCGCTGGTCGAGTCCCTGCAGCTGCAGGCCAAGATCGCCCACCCGGATTCCGAGTGGGAGGTGATCGGCATCTCCCACGGCCACTGGCGCATGCTCGCGACGGCGCTGGTGCTGGGCGGCAACATCCGTACGGGCTTGGAGGACCACCTGTACTTGCCCAACGGCGAGATGGCGCAGTCCAACGGCGAGATGGTGGAGGTCGCGGTGCGGCTGTGCCGGGACATCGGCCGCAGGCCCGCCACGGTGGACGAAGCGCGGAAGATCCTGAGCCTGGGGCCGGGCTGA
- a CDS encoding acyl-CoA carboxylase subunit beta → MSMRERVAELEARRERVRQMGGPDKIARQHERGKLTARERLDLLFDDGEFFEVGLHGRQMGTAGERDDTPADGVVCAFGKVDGRMVCVAAYDFTVKGGSIGQTGEEKVTRLRAMALGGRWPMVWLIDSAGARIDPGSGHHPDVISTFAASGHLFREQVLMSGVVPQVAAMVGPGAAGTAYIPGLADFVPMVRGKSSLALGGPPLVKAVTGQEIDEQRLGGSTIHCEVSGVGDAEVDSDAECIELVKKYLSYMPSSSEQAPPRRPVSDPVERREESLLDLVPDDPRRTWDMSGLVRAIVDDGEILEIKPRFGRSVITCFARIGGRPVGIVANQPKYMAGALENDSADKAAKHIQICDAFNVPLVFLQDVPGFMVGSKVEHEGIIRHGAKMLHAMSAATVPKITVIVRKAYGAGYYVMCGRAYEPDLIVAWPTAEVSVMGAEGMVSIAGKKLFAGKEPDPEVRKSIVEMIQKNIDVYKVAGWGYVDDVIDPRDTRRAIAWGLELAEHKRVERPAKKRGILPV, encoded by the coding sequence ATGAGCATGCGGGAGCGCGTGGCGGAGCTCGAGGCACGCCGCGAGCGGGTGCGCCAGATGGGTGGCCCCGACAAGATCGCGCGCCAACACGAGCGGGGAAAGCTCACGGCCCGCGAGCGTCTCGACTTGCTGTTCGACGACGGCGAGTTCTTCGAGGTCGGTCTTCACGGCCGGCAGATGGGCACTGCGGGAGAGCGCGACGACACTCCGGCAGACGGCGTGGTGTGCGCCTTCGGCAAGGTGGATGGCCGCATGGTGTGCGTCGCCGCCTACGACTTCACGGTGAAGGGCGGCAGCATCGGGCAGACCGGCGAAGAGAAGGTGACGCGCCTCCGGGCCATGGCCCTCGGTGGACGCTGGCCCATGGTGTGGCTCATCGACTCCGCGGGCGCGCGCATCGACCCCGGGAGCGGTCATCATCCCGACGTGATCAGCACCTTCGCTGCCAGCGGACACTTGTTTCGCGAGCAGGTGCTGATGAGCGGCGTGGTACCGCAGGTGGCGGCCATGGTCGGCCCGGGCGCGGCGGGCACCGCCTACATCCCGGGGCTCGCGGACTTCGTGCCCATGGTGCGAGGCAAGAGCTCGCTGGCCCTCGGCGGCCCGCCGCTGGTGAAGGCGGTCACCGGTCAGGAGATCGACGAGCAGCGCTTGGGCGGCTCCACCATTCACTGCGAGGTCAGCGGAGTGGGGGACGCGGAAGTGGACAGCGACGCCGAGTGCATCGAGCTGGTGAAGAAGTACCTGTCGTACATGCCGTCCAGCTCGGAACAGGCGCCGCCGCGGCGTCCCGTGAGCGACCCCGTAGAGCGCCGGGAGGAGTCGCTCTTGGACTTGGTTCCCGACGATCCCCGTCGGACCTGGGACATGAGCGGTCTGGTGCGGGCCATCGTAGACGACGGAGAGATCTTGGAGATCAAGCCGCGCTTCGGGCGCAGCGTGATCACGTGTTTCGCGCGCATCGGTGGGCGCCCCGTGGGCATCGTCGCGAATCAGCCGAAGTACATGGCCGGGGCGCTGGAGAACGACTCGGCGGACAAGGCCGCGAAGCACATCCAGATCTGCGACGCCTTCAACGTACCGTTGGTGTTCCTGCAAGACGTGCCCGGGTTCATGGTCGGCTCCAAGGTGGAGCACGAAGGCATCATCCGTCACGGCGCCAAGATGCTGCACGCCATGAGCGCCGCCACGGTGCCGAAGATCACCGTGATCGTCCGCAAGGCCTACGGTGCGGGCTACTACGTCATGTGCGGCCGCGCCTACGAGCCGGACTTGATCGTCGCCTGGCCCACCGCAGAGGTGAGCGTGATGGGCGCCGAGGGCATGGTCAGCATCGCGGGCAAGAAGCTCTTCGCCGGAAAGGAGCCGGATCCGGAAGTGAGGAAGAGCATCGTCGAGATGATCCAGAAGAACATCGACGTCTACAAGGTCGCCGGCTGGGGCTACGTGGACGACGTCATCGATCCCCGGGACACGCGCCGCGCCATCGCCTGGGGGCTCGAGCTCGCGGAGCACAAGCGCGTGGAGCGCCCGGCGAAGAAGCGCGGCATCCTGCCGGTGTGA